In a genomic window of Streptomyces noursei ATCC 11455:
- a CDS encoding bifunctional glycosyltransferase/CDP-glycerol:glycerophosphate glycerophosphotransferase, with protein sequence MYETALDAIPRFSIIVPVFKVQGFLRECLDSVLAQDFRHFEVIAVDDCSPDCSGAILDEYAARDERVEVLHLPENVGLGRARNAGLEKARGDYILFLDSDDTLVPGALRALAGRLATTADPEVLIFDYARTYWYGSVRRNSLAALLAETGPATFTLAEHPALLDLLQIVWNKAYRRDFIEKHSFTFSVGYYEDVPWTLSVLMTAESLAVLDQVCLHYRQRRQGGNILCTTTRQHFDIFDQYARVFTYLDAHPELSRWRMRMFRKMIDHYLTILDKPGRLPRNAQAEFFHRAARDYQRYAPAGFTHPTGMVGYKYAILAKDAYPALVGLKVAGKAHRRLRKHATKHVKQAKSKATDLRYQARLRQPLDENLAVYSAYWNRLPACSPLAIYEKARELVPQVHGVWVIKPHLAGQMPEGIDYVVVNSPRYWEVMARAKYFVNNVNFADSVVKREGQIHLQTHHGTPFKTMGTDQKRYPAAAKGMSFRKLLARADRWDFSVSANQHSTEQWERVYPCSFQSLDTGYPRNDIYYHANAQNILDIRERLGIAPGKTVLLYAPTMRDYQTDYVPRLDLKKISHELGEDYVLLVRTHYLYGQNPTLQELQRRGTLIDASGHPSVEELCLAADALITDYSSIMFDYANLDRPIINYIDDWDTYVRSRGVTFDLLSGQPGDTPGVLTATEDELIDAFRSGRWDDEQSRTLRAAFRKRFCSWDDGNAAERVVRRIFLGEVDGEPQPLPMAKRTIAPTPRAAVETSLSSHNVAKGHLVRGRRVHRADEAVGAGDAKRDLVDAVTLEPAAPKDLPIFRS encoded by the coding sequence ATGTACGAGACAGCCCTTGACGCCATACCCCGGTTCAGCATCATCGTGCCCGTGTTCAAAGTGCAAGGCTTCCTGCGCGAGTGCCTGGACTCGGTGCTGGCGCAGGACTTCCGGCACTTCGAGGTCATAGCAGTCGATGACTGCTCGCCCGACTGCTCCGGTGCCATCCTGGACGAGTACGCCGCGCGCGACGAGCGTGTTGAGGTGTTGCACCTTCCGGAGAACGTCGGCCTGGGCCGGGCCCGCAACGCCGGCCTGGAGAAGGCCCGAGGCGACTACATCCTGTTCTTGGACAGCGACGACACCCTCGTGCCCGGTGCATTACGCGCTCTTGCAGGGCGCCTTGCTACCACCGCGGACCCCGAGGTCCTGATCTTCGATTACGCACGGACCTACTGGTACGGCTCCGTTCGCCGCAACTCCCTCGCCGCGCTCCTCGCCGAAACCGGGCCGGCCACCTTCACCCTCGCCGAGCACCCGGCCCTCCTTGACCTGCTGCAGATCGTCTGGAACAAGGCATACCGTCGCGACTTCATCGAGAAGCACAGCTTCACGTTTTCCGTGGGCTACTACGAGGACGTCCCCTGGACCCTCAGCGTGCTGATGACCGCGGAGTCTCTCGCTGTGCTAGATCAGGTCTGCCTGCACTACCGCCAGCGCCGCCAGGGCGGCAACATCCTGTGCACCACCACCCGCCAGCACTTCGACATCTTCGATCAGTACGCTCGGGTCTTCACCTACCTCGACGCGCACCCAGAGTTGTCACGTTGGCGCATGCGCATGTTCCGCAAGATGATCGATCACTATCTGACGATCCTGGACAAACCCGGCCGACTCCCACGCAACGCCCAAGCCGAGTTCTTCCACCGCGCCGCTCGCGACTACCAAAGATACGCCCCAGCCGGCTTCACCCACCCCACCGGCATGGTTGGCTACAAGTACGCGATACTTGCCAAAGACGCCTACCCGGCACTGGTTGGCCTCAAGGTCGCAGGCAAGGCGCACCGCAGGCTGCGCAAACACGCCACCAAGCACGTTAAGCAAGCCAAGAGCAAGGCCACGGACCTGCGCTACCAGGCCCGACTGAGGCAACCCCTGGACGAGAACCTCGCGGTCTATTCCGCGTACTGGAACCGCTTGCCCGCCTGTAGCCCGCTCGCGATTTACGAAAAGGCCAGGGAACTGGTGCCGCAGGTACATGGCGTATGGGTAATTAAGCCGCACCTTGCTGGCCAAATGCCAGAGGGCATCGACTATGTCGTCGTGAACTCGCCGCGCTACTGGGAGGTGATGGCTCGCGCCAAATACTTCGTCAACAACGTCAACTTCGCCGATTCCGTGGTCAAACGCGAGGGGCAGATCCACCTCCAGACTCACCACGGCACCCCGTTCAAGACCATGGGCACCGACCAGAAACGCTACCCCGCCGCTGCCAAAGGCATGAGCTTCCGCAAACTACTGGCCCGCGCCGACCGCTGGGACTTCTCAGTCTCCGCAAACCAGCACTCCACCGAGCAGTGGGAGCGGGTCTACCCGTGCTCCTTCCAGTCCCTGGACACCGGCTATCCCCGCAACGACATCTACTACCACGCAAACGCCCAGAACATCCTGGACATCCGCGAGCGCCTCGGCATCGCCCCCGGCAAGACTGTCCTCCTGTACGCCCCGACCATGCGCGACTACCAGACCGACTACGTTCCCCGACTCGACCTCAAAAAGATCTCCCACGAACTGGGCGAAGACTACGTGTTGCTGGTGCGCACCCACTACCTCTACGGCCAGAACCCGACCCTGCAAGAACTCCAACGGCGTGGCACGCTGATCGATGCCTCTGGCCACCCGTCCGTCGAGGAACTGTGCCTGGCTGCCGACGCACTGATCACGGACTACTCGTCAATCATGTTCGACTATGCCAACCTCGACCGGCCGATCATCAACTACATCGACGACTGGGACACCTACGTCCGCTCCCGCGGCGTCACCTTCGACCTGCTCTCCGGGCAACCAGGCGACACCCCCGGCGTCCTGACCGCCACCGAGGACGAGCTGATCGATGCCTTCCGCAGCGGCCGCTGGGACGACGAGCAGTCCCGTACCTTGCGCGCCGCGTTCCGTAAGCGGTTCTGCTCCTGGGACGACGGGAATGCCGCCGAGAGAGTAGTGCGCCGGATCTTCCTTGGAGAGGTCGACGGAGAGCCACAGCCGCTGCCGATGGCCAAGCGCACTATCGCTCCCACCCCACGTGCCGCAGTCGAAACCAGCCTGTCCAGCCACAACGTGGCTAAAGGCCACCTCGTACGGGGACGGCGGGTGCACCGTGCAGATGAGGCTGTGGGAGCGGGAGATGCCAAGCGTGACCTGGTCGATGCCGTCACCCTCGAACCAGCAGCCCCGAAGGATCTTCCCATTTTCCGGTCGTGA
- a CDS encoding transposase family protein yields MAGPLSWNITTGLDTEQLDGLVARVHQELVQDPDPPVMPGRMWALGLYKSVVLVLFLLRQNPVQEVAAELFGISQATVSRRWTALLPMVEKVLATHVPDPTEASAGRIVLVDGTLVTTWDWSSEGTTMFSGKHRDTGFNLQTAATLAGDLLAVSAPVPGSRHDMHAWRQSHFPEAFAEREGIGDLGYAGSRLFTPRRKPPGQERSAGDKRANRSVNTLRAAVERAIAHLKNWKILATRYRGPLTRFPDIVKTVTALTFYTRGW; encoded by the coding sequence GTGGCAGGGCCGTTGAGCTGGAACATTACGACAGGACTGGACACCGAGCAACTTGACGGGCTGGTCGCACGAGTTCACCAAGAGCTCGTGCAGGATCCGGACCCACCGGTGATGCCGGGGCGGATGTGGGCGCTGGGCCTGTACAAGTCGGTGGTGTTGGTGCTGTTCCTGCTGCGGCAGAACCCAGTCCAGGAGGTGGCCGCCGAGTTGTTCGGGATCTCCCAGGCCACCGTCTCCAGGCGATGGACGGCCCTGCTGCCGATGGTGGAGAAGGTCCTGGCCACGCACGTTCCCGATCCCACCGAGGCCTCTGCCGGCCGGATCGTACTCGTGGATGGCACCTTGGTCACGACGTGGGACTGGTCCAGCGAGGGCACCACGATGTTCTCCGGCAAGCACCGCGACACCGGCTTCAACCTGCAGACCGCCGCCACTCTCGCCGGCGACCTGCTCGCGGTCTCCGCGCCGGTGCCCGGCAGCCGGCACGACATGCACGCCTGGCGCCAGTCCCACTTCCCCGAGGCCTTCGCCGAACGCGAGGGCATAGGCGACCTGGGCTACGCCGGCTCCCGACTGTTCACCCCCAGGCGCAAGCCGCCCGGCCAGGAACGATCCGCCGGAGACAAGAGAGCCAACCGCTCCGTCAACACGCTCCGAGCCGCAGTCGAACGGGCCATCGCGCACCTGAAGAACTGGAAGATTCTCGCCACCCGCTACCGCGGCCCCCTCACCCGCTTCCCCGACATCGTCAAGACCGTCACCGCCCTCACCTTCTACACAAGAGGCTGGTGA
- a CDS encoding LamG domain-containing protein: MEFWARQPNGDEYANRPQYLIGHGTSHASERGALHIGFRQSSVLTFAFYGDDLDTNYGYRDSDWHHWACVYNTATREQVIYRDGVEEARRVASGHYRGDGFFSFGSSFAGWVPDYADVEMDEVRLWTTARTATEVREYKNRRITGNEPGLAGYWPYAEPAPQVAGKPGVHDRSGNGRHVYLRGGVTTTAAPATLTVAEETGYRVAARVGSSLVATCDTFPPHEWSHLAATYEQSWAVELTDGAYLEVPDNDALDIADDLTVEVFCRVDALGTTQGLLSKGRTADGSGGSVPYRLLVLPDGKLEFGFEEPDGKLVRYISTEALTAGDFHRIAVVRKGGRSMQERKGAKEITTAGADGKPVTQAVELVEAVDVQEWQEIRFFVDGREAGTARYEGPGPKGNAGTLDIGRARDGLATHAVTGVVSEVRPWGTARDAAQLGVPVSARDRGLAAHWRFEENTGNTAADATGSHQARLRGARWTRNPDPRGSALRLYRNGVSVACDPFAAADVADFGDTQLSLGARRKDGAAGQAFHGVLEEVRIWRTARTQEQLLDNLFTRLKGEKEDLIAYWSFDRASTDDTAGLVRDEGLRGNDLRLGEGSARPTPVLSTAPVSSDTAQVRSALAAMRTPFHESISGAPAVAEYADMQYTAKGEAFGVLKRAYGFLRDGRWHLVTGYKVGDLVSEWVSQVQFDPQLTGYVEGAPPLPSENLTANTVDPDRATYDGTSWVELTQAEEVVHSLSSAKERSVDAAFGFALSNEIDVDMWMITAPLGFGVAKSMAKAKVSVGVRGSLEFSNSWAEETAVSQGETTTRATKVELAGSWEDPSKPLNTSLGRRYVPANMGFALVQSQTADVFALRLAHSGALVAYRIQPNPDIPKDWNVIPFPLNPRYTKQGTLDGAVGYNERGKVLDPDYADARDRGEYSYYKPREAYAIKRRIQREQQRLRSYYESVSTETHSPDPAAERAGRVLGNAIGTDTSPRPEPRRGGQHDRRRLLPPRPGQHLRLDGGRRLLRRDHRDHRRRHRDHRRLVLALRLRRHLGRNRLRHHGRRHQRPARRVHRRRHDRHPARGKEATRSFGLNVQCAPSGNLQPHGPGRPPATAQPARGRGDQLPGPVLRSTGLTVEADSGPIRNGDLPKIN, from the coding sequence GTGGAGTTCTGGGCGAGGCAACCGAACGGTGACGAGTACGCGAACCGCCCGCAGTACCTCATCGGCCACGGAACCTCGCACGCCAGCGAGCGGGGCGCCCTGCACATCGGCTTCCGCCAGTCCAGCGTCCTCACCTTCGCGTTCTACGGCGACGACCTCGACACCAACTACGGCTACCGGGACTCCGACTGGCACCACTGGGCCTGTGTCTACAACACGGCGACCCGGGAGCAGGTGATCTACCGCGACGGCGTCGAGGAGGCCCGACGCGTCGCATCGGGCCACTACCGCGGCGACGGGTTCTTCAGCTTCGGCAGCTCCTTCGCGGGCTGGGTACCCGACTACGCAGACGTGGAGATGGACGAGGTCCGGCTGTGGACCACCGCCCGCACCGCGACCGAGGTCCGGGAGTACAAGAACCGGCGGATCACCGGCAACGAACCGGGCCTGGCGGGCTACTGGCCGTACGCCGAACCGGCCCCCCAGGTGGCCGGCAAGCCAGGCGTCCACGACCGCTCCGGGAACGGACGGCACGTCTACCTCAGGGGCGGCGTCACCACCACGGCCGCGCCCGCCACGCTGACGGTTGCCGAGGAGACCGGCTACCGCGTCGCCGCCCGCGTCGGCAGCAGCCTGGTCGCCACCTGCGACACCTTCCCCCCGCACGAGTGGTCCCACCTCGCCGCGACCTACGAGCAGTCGTGGGCCGTCGAGCTCACCGACGGCGCCTACCTGGAGGTCCCCGACAACGACGCGCTCGACATCGCCGACGACCTCACCGTCGAGGTCTTCTGCCGCGTCGACGCCCTCGGCACCACCCAGGGCCTGCTCTCCAAGGGCCGCACCGCCGACGGCTCCGGCGGCAGCGTCCCCTACCGGCTGCTCGTCCTCCCCGACGGGAAGCTGGAGTTCGGCTTCGAGGAACCCGACGGCAAGCTCGTCCGGTACATCTCCACCGAGGCCCTCACCGCCGGTGACTTCCACCGGATCGCCGTCGTCCGCAAGGGCGGCCGGTCGATGCAGGAGCGCAAGGGCGCCAAGGAGATCACCACGGCAGGTGCTGACGGGAAGCCCGTCACCCAGGCCGTGGAGCTGGTGGAGGCCGTCGACGTCCAGGAGTGGCAGGAGATCCGCTTCTTCGTCGACGGGCGCGAGGCCGGCACCGCCCGCTACGAGGGACCGGGCCCGAAGGGCAACGCCGGCACCCTCGACATCGGCCGGGCCCGGGACGGCCTGGCGACGCACGCGGTCACCGGCGTCGTCTCCGAGGTGCGGCCCTGGGGCACGGCACGCGACGCGGCACAGCTCGGCGTGCCGGTGTCCGCACGCGACCGCGGGCTGGCCGCGCACTGGCGGTTCGAGGAGAACACCGGCAACACCGCAGCGGACGCCACCGGTTCGCACCAGGCGCGGCTACGCGGCGCCCGCTGGACCCGCAACCCCGACCCGCGCGGCAGCGCCCTCCGCCTCTACCGCAACGGCGTGTCCGTGGCCTGCGACCCGTTCGCAGCGGCGGACGTCGCGGACTTCGGCGACACCCAACTCTCCCTCGGCGCCCGGCGTAAGGACGGCGCGGCCGGCCAGGCGTTCCACGGCGTGCTGGAGGAGGTGCGGATCTGGCGCACCGCCCGCACCCAGGAGCAGCTCCTCGACAACCTCTTCACCCGACTCAAGGGCGAGAAGGAGGACCTGATCGCCTACTGGTCGTTCGACCGAGCCTCCACCGACGACACCGCCGGGCTCGTACGGGACGAGGGGCTGCGCGGCAACGACCTGCGGCTGGGTGAGGGTTCCGCCCGTCCCACCCCCGTGCTGTCGACCGCCCCCGTCTCCAGCGACACCGCGCAGGTCCGCTCCGCGCTGGCCGCGATGCGAACCCCGTTCCACGAGTCGATCTCCGGGGCGCCGGCCGTGGCCGAGTACGCGGACATGCAGTACACCGCCAAGGGCGAGGCGTTCGGCGTCCTCAAGCGCGCCTACGGCTTCCTCCGCGACGGGCGCTGGCACCTGGTCACCGGCTACAAGGTCGGCGACCTGGTCAGCGAGTGGGTCAGCCAGGTGCAGTTCGACCCGCAGCTGACCGGCTATGTGGAGGGCGCACCGCCGCTGCCGTCGGAGAACCTCACGGCCAACACCGTCGACCCGGACCGCGCCACCTACGACGGCACCTCCTGGGTGGAACTCACCCAGGCCGAAGAGGTCGTGCACTCGCTGTCGTCGGCGAAGGAGCGCAGTGTCGACGCGGCCTTCGGCTTCGCGCTGTCGAACGAGATCGACGTCGACATGTGGATGATCACCGCGCCGCTCGGCTTCGGCGTCGCCAAGTCCATGGCGAAGGCCAAGGTCTCGGTCGGCGTCCGCGGCAGCCTGGAGTTCTCCAACAGCTGGGCCGAGGAGACCGCCGTCTCCCAGGGCGAGACCACCACCCGGGCCACCAAGGTCGAGCTCGCCGGCAGCTGGGAGGACCCGAGCAAACCCCTCAACACCTCGCTCGGCCGCCGCTACGTGCCCGCCAACATGGGCTTCGCCCTCGTCCAGTCCCAGACCGCGGACGTCTTCGCACTACGGCTGGCGCACAGCGGCGCCCTGGTCGCCTACCGCATCCAGCCCAACCCCGACATTCCCAAGGACTGGAACGTCATCCCGTTCCCCCTCAACCCCCGCTACACCAAGCAGGGCACCCTCGACGGCGCGGTCGGCTACAACGAGCGCGGCAAGGTCCTCGACCCGGACTACGCCGACGCCCGCGACCGCGGCGAGTACAGCTATTACAAGCCCCGCGAGGCATACGCCATCAAGCGGCGCATCCAACGCGAACAGCAACGGCTGCGCAGCTACTACGAGTCCGTCTCCACCGAGACCCACTCACCCGACCCCGCCGCCGAACGCGCCGGCCGCGTCCTGGGCAACGCCATCGGCACCGACACCAGCCCCCGGCCGGAACCGCGACGCGGAGGGCAACACGACCGGCGACGGCTTCTCCCGCCGCGACCTGGTCAACACCTACGTCTGGACGGCGGACGGCGGCTTCTTCGCCGAGACCACCGAGACCACCGACGCCGTCACCGAGACCACCGCCGGCTCGTACTCGCTCTCCGGCTCCGTCGGCACCTCGGTCGGAACCGCCTTCGACATCATGGGCGTCGGCATCAACGCCCAGCTCGACGCGTCCATCGGCGGCGGCATGACCGTCACCCGGCACGCGGCAAGGAGGCCACCCGCTCCTTCGGCCTCAACGTCCAGTGCGCACCCTCGGGCAACCTCCAGCCGCACGGCCCTGGCCGCCCACCTGCCACAGCTCAGCCCGCACGCGGACGCGGTGATCAGCTTCCTGGCCCAGTACTACGGAGTACAGGACTGACAGTGGAAGCCGACAGCGGACCGATACGGAACGGAGACCTGCCGAAGATCAACTGA
- a CDS encoding transposase family protein, which produces MLDVPYELVEHVSWLIHARRRELKSPWRRLGCFKQALLVLVHLRKNETFAQVGAGFGVSESTAWRYVDETLEILAAWAPGLREALVGLGEGDFVIVDGTLIPTDRIKADEPYYSQKHKRHGMNVQVVAAPDGTPLWFSRALPGRAHDLTAARAHGIVQACLTREVLVLADRAYQGAGATVRTPYYRHRELPEHYQQFNRVHTRLRAPGERAFARLKSWRILRRARCSTNRISRTVQAIHTLLTCSYSG; this is translated from the coding sequence ATGCTCGATGTCCCGTACGAGCTCGTTGAGCACGTCTCGTGGCTGATCCACGCCCGTCGGCGCGAGCTGAAGTCGCCCTGGCGGAGGCTGGGGTGCTTCAAGCAGGCCCTGCTGGTGCTGGTGCATCTCCGGAAGAACGAGACGTTCGCCCAGGTCGGAGCAGGTTTTGGAGTCTCGGAGTCCACGGCCTGGCGATACGTCGACGAAACCCTCGAGATCCTCGCTGCCTGGGCCCCAGGCCTGCGCGAGGCCCTGGTCGGGCTGGGTGAGGGCGACTTCGTCATCGTTGACGGCACGCTCATCCCCACCGACCGCATCAAGGCGGACGAGCCATACTACTCCCAGAAACACAAGCGGCACGGCATGAATGTCCAGGTCGTCGCGGCACCGGACGGGACCCCGCTGTGGTTTTCCCGCGCGCTGCCGGGGCGGGCGCACGATCTGACCGCTGCCCGGGCCCACGGCATCGTCCAGGCCTGCCTGACCAGGGAAGTCCTGGTCCTGGCCGACCGGGCCTACCAGGGGGCCGGCGCCACCGTGCGCACTCCGTACTACAGACACCGCGAACTCCCCGAGCACTACCAGCAGTTCAACCGCGTCCACACGCGACTCCGAGCGCCGGGCGAACGGGCCTTCGCCCGGCTGAAGTCCTGGCGGATCCTCCGCCGGGCCCGATGCTCCACCAACCGCATCAGCCGCACCGTACAGGCCATCCACACCCTTCTCACCTGCAGCTATTCAGGATGA
- a CDS encoding discoidin domain-containing protein has translation MVLVKRARLIRKSERNTAWPDKRPTTFTQRSHSITIDMHNVAVVSGLTYRPLRSGGRMSDYAIHLSQDGKGWGRAVATGTLANDPTVKTLSFAPTGTRFVRVTATAGAGISAEELNLLGDPGTEPASVVDLPRVGWTVTTSGQSTDTDTHLSQHVLRNERSQSDRWPGHLAQQRRSITIDMHHTTVVSGISYQPHLSSANGQVSQYVVSTSTDGTAFGHPVAVGSWEAGSSVKGATFTRPVLARYVRLTATNASNHRTPFPMAADIRLSGPANPAMHGAWGPLKGFPLVPVATATLPNNKLLAWSSYAPDRYTRGHGYTQTAVMDLATGKISHRRVDNTQHDMFCPGIAMLADGRVLVTGGETPERASIYDPTTDRWMSTSNMNIARGYQAMTLLSGGDAFVLGGSWSGNQTTQKNGEVWSAASGTWRRLTGVPVSGMMTADPKGPYRADNHLWLHATSQGKILQLGPSKQINWISTTGKGFVSPAGTRADSNDAMNGNAVAYDIGKLLTVGGATAYEHAPATRRAYTVDLNHGGQPRSARTGDMTHARAFCNSVVMPDGKVAVFGGQSTPMPFSDAGSVMTPEVWDPATGRFTPMASMAVPRNYHSVANLLPDGRIFTGGGGLCGDCATNHPNGAIFTPPYLLNPDGTAKRRPRITRTLPAKAQNGTKLQISADGSIISFALIRAGAATHSGNNDQRRIPLSYRQKGTNSYELKIPSDPGVALPGSYMLFALDKHGVPSKAAMINIGSAGAQPRQARH, from the coding sequence GTGGTCCTCGTCAAGCGCGCTCGGCTCATCCGGAAGAGCGAGCGCAACACTGCCTGGCCCGACAAGCGGCCAACCACATTCACCCAGCGGTCACACAGCATCACCATTGACATGCACAACGTGGCCGTTGTCTCGGGCTTGACCTACCGGCCGCTCCGCTCCGGTGGTCGGATGAGCGATTACGCCATTCATCTCAGCCAAGATGGCAAGGGTTGGGGGCGAGCAGTGGCCACAGGGACCTTGGCGAACGACCCGACAGTTAAGACACTGAGCTTCGCTCCGACAGGCACCCGCTTCGTTCGGGTAACCGCCACGGCCGGGGCAGGCATATCCGCTGAGGAGCTCAACCTGCTTGGGGACCCTGGCACGGAACCGGCATCCGTCGTCGATCTGCCACGAGTTGGCTGGACTGTCACTACGAGCGGCCAGAGCACCGATACCGATACCCACCTTTCCCAACACGTACTACGCAACGAGAGATCCCAAAGTGACAGGTGGCCAGGCCACCTCGCTCAGCAACGCCGCAGCATCACCATCGACATGCACCACACCACTGTCGTATCAGGCATCTCCTACCAGCCACATCTCAGCAGTGCCAACGGCCAAGTCAGCCAGTACGTAGTCTCCACGAGCACAGATGGCACTGCCTTCGGTCATCCTGTAGCTGTTGGAAGTTGGGAAGCTGGCAGCTCTGTTAAGGGCGCCACGTTTACCCGTCCGGTGCTCGCCCGCTACGTTCGCCTCACCGCCACCAACGCGTCCAACCACCGCACCCCTTTTCCGATGGCCGCCGACATCAGGCTGAGCGGCCCCGCGAATCCGGCTATGCATGGCGCCTGGGGCCCTTTAAAGGGGTTTCCGCTGGTTCCGGTAGCAACAGCTACCCTGCCCAACAACAAGCTTCTTGCTTGGTCCTCTTACGCCCCTGACCGTTACACACGTGGTCATGGATACACCCAGACCGCAGTAATGGACTTGGCCACCGGAAAGATCAGCCACCGACGCGTCGACAACACCCAACACGACATGTTCTGTCCCGGCATCGCGATGCTCGCCGACGGCCGAGTCTTGGTCACTGGCGGGGAGACTCCCGAACGTGCAAGCATCTACGACCCCACCACCGACCGCTGGATGTCCACCTCAAACATGAACATCGCGCGCGGTTACCAAGCCATGACGCTGCTCTCAGGTGGTGACGCCTTCGTTCTTGGTGGCTCATGGAGCGGCAACCAAACCACTCAGAAGAACGGCGAGGTCTGGTCTGCTGCTTCCGGTACCTGGCGCAGGTTAACTGGCGTACCGGTATCTGGCATGATGACCGCCGATCCAAAAGGCCCTTATAGGGCCGATAACCACCTATGGCTGCACGCCACTTCCCAAGGGAAAATCCTCCAGCTAGGACCCAGTAAACAGATCAACTGGATATCCACAACAGGAAAGGGTTTCGTTTCTCCGGCTGGAACCCGCGCAGACAGCAACGACGCAATGAATGGAAACGCCGTCGCCTACGACATCGGCAAGCTGCTCACTGTAGGAGGTGCTACTGCGTACGAGCATGCACCCGCCACTCGCCGTGCCTACACCGTCGACCTCAACCACGGTGGACAACCCCGCAGTGCGCGAACTGGTGACATGACCCACGCTCGGGCCTTCTGCAACAGTGTTGTTATGCCAGACGGGAAAGTCGCGGTCTTCGGCGGGCAGTCCACTCCCATGCCCTTCAGCGATGCCGGCTCGGTGATGACCCCAGAGGTATGGGACCCCGCAACAGGCCGGTTCACCCCAATGGCTTCAATGGCTGTTCCCCGAAACTACCACAGCGTCGCCAATCTGCTCCCCGACGGCCGTATCTTCACCGGTGGCGGTGGCCTGTGCGGCGACTGTGCAACCAACCATCCCAACGGAGCGATCTTCACGCCGCCCTATCTCCTCAATCCTGACGGCACAGCAAAACGTCGGCCTCGCATCACCCGCACACTCCCAGCAAAAGCCCAAAACGGGACAAAACTGCAAATATCTGCCGACGGTTCCATCATCTCGTTCGCTCTGATCCGGGCCGGAGCCGCCACCCATTCCGGCAACAATGATCAGCGGCGCATACCCCTGAGCTACCGTCAAAAGGGCACCAACTCCTACGAACTCAAAATTCCCTCCGACCCAGGAGTCGCACTACCGGGCTCCTACATGCTCTTCGCTCTTGACAAGCACGGTGTCCCCAGCAAAGCGGCAATGATCAATATCGGCTCCGCAGGAGCCCAACCACGCCAAGCTAGACACTGA